The proteins below come from a single Sorghum bicolor cultivar BTx623 chromosome 4, Sorghum_bicolor_NCBIv3, whole genome shotgun sequence genomic window:
- the LOC8078888 gene encoding protein SHORTAGE IN CHIASMATA 1 isoform X2 → MRSRFLTADYFAPSPSAASSSDLAIALASLPFPSLPVPTLPPDPHLLNPFPFPADFLPVPSVGDDDLDSLPFGSALTEFLADVVPQPLPLPDIPAADEGLDDYLYGRGVYGDGFSSTDPVAFRIPKGLDDSHTKGDKEGGLSLEASAVTKRGGLLESMFEVPEVDFLLVLQKKIASLDDEESDACVTYSFGVPDVKIHPDFIDTDTETRIPYPTELAESIYQVEVPVKHDDDENCPYAKDSYCMEIIGLENGQIIPQLEDSMNSWELDECSAKTAVSNIFHNIVEHLYDGAQVHLPSFGSTEFLRSCDMDIFALVCKDAPRVEYQADKPITAKDVAEMDFVKINHDILLDKKSALYPLKPDGTCSDFPCSILLEEVETINFPSEDAFKTLVQSLSVKAEMNTSEEIFKDDFDQAKSFYESVVSSEWALVDDTFKSLPTPILPDEKAMRSMLPPVEVLCSLKPLPLSAADGIYLDWHLLSEGPCNQESCSTYASMVEEVKPCSLSFELQISCQQMPALDIDFLEDFPRSAKLQHEDKKNEIYVPGPIPHDPLANLETTQKNMLESDVRDHRHMDRLNPEKEPSLFESTSQSNGLSFYLNVRNNTKKVRKNEDISTLDIPSSKEAAPFSTRPRVNKLIEIHPVNLSDLIQGLIKDIHVSYTSALQESAYFRHSLSDGQGLSISKQKLLELVTGEGSEGLYSYCQYEDKMELIVLYALKQVAYYLCFFGLHAAYLYLGNLTGTFEHIPERLRNIQHCIGEARLKAEKQLRESHPSLSVIETILRSNTQIGRKILIVSDRAFWFPLGQKLTAMKITYLQFGTYHSTTYSDPVSKTNSKTCMLEELGKSDCILLDNKNIPASFPFSEFCMVLEYGGPNKSSILLSLAPKLDGLPPLHFLYVTVDDEDLPNALVEDNHIDQDLKSTLDAVLHTLQKDLQEKMNKMRIVDSLNFIPATNQEQHLQTNHLTADSSKKIPADVQLHNQGNLNEKNIVDSHNFVAASEQLNTLNQISIANSQNFVPTVEKSSSTSSVSANVIKAPRDNQSAGVLPLCEKMDSTKAGRLPGPEAVIVVNTGNLGKNMLFSRRSSYQQILALERGGMQVVERDVDLPVDLILTAAVCLLWYDTRTSGSSELTVSSDTSGITNFVEDIATNILMALSFCFCGCIMVFEGENHLLSAVLGASDSLYASAASLDMNLQLFFSQTPKSTDQIILNCIQNAVRINQAPCPQIPESESLVESFVTAFPSVSPLSAHMILSSGRLLDFLRWSHEQRTQAVEKYHLPPQSVSLFSALCKFGELGESKSVMTECSSVDSDISSALLESARKKKRRGAQDFSAAVSHPACTNPCTQLHGDCVENDKVFSPPKLRKFSHIEDMMPDLPEVFTIDQRLNMGSEGVSCQPRKYDVDAVTGIHIIDDDFINELTPNFRTYNERASSMVDTCNFSRQSELGAKQPIRSTFPASMPSACITSSHPTFPSALEINNDPGNWDVSCGINQTWTDNVHGDFATSSGRNYLGSRYHEPRQEVMQTPASSLSFLKQNFGCHGASQGSGWEMDYIRQMNENRKAHQEQSRCNVSATWSRDGSSRILSVPPIESFRYQRKTDTPFRDQSPSDIESFRYRRNTNTLLRDQGPSNEAHRYGKGRGRTKSQSHRVRKDFKAQPSINHEKSIVPSIEPTWTPLDKRARQKLTFATHGNEKQTKLVWRHQSSPGVGCGFPKRYQEEGT, encoded by the exons ATGCGGAGCCGCTTCCTCACCGCCGACTACTTCGCGCCGTCGCCCtcggccgcctcctcctccgaccTAGCCATAGCGCTAGCATCCCTGCCCTTCCCTTCCCTCCCGGTCCCGACTCTTCCTCCCGATCCCCACCTCCTTAACCCATTCCCCTTCCCCGCCGATTTCCTCCCCGTCCCGAGTGTAGGCGACGATGATCTCGACTCGCTCCCCTTCGGCTCCGCGCTCACCGAGTTCCTCGCCGACGTCGTCCCGCAGCCCCTGCCTCTGCCGGATATCCCCGCCGCCGACGAG GGCTTAGATGATTATCTCTACGGTAGGGGTGTGTACGGCGATGGTTTCAGCTCTACGGATCCCGTTGCTTTCAGAATCCCCAAG GGACTGGACGACAGCCACACAAAGGGCGATAAGGAAGGGGGACTCAGTTTGGAGGCCTCAGCAGTTACCAAG CGAGGGGGCCTGTTGGAGTCCATGTTTGAGGTTCCAGAGGTCGATTTCCTGTTG GTTTTGCAGAAGAAAATTGCATCGCTTGATGATGAAGAGTCAGATGCTTGTGTCACCTATTCGTTTGGTGTCCCAGACGTGAAAATCCATCCG GATTTCATTGATACTGATACTGAGACAAGAATaccatatccaactgaacttgCAGAGTCAATTTATCAAGTAGAAGTCCCTGTAAagcatgatgatgatgagaactGTCCTTATGCTAAAGATAGCTACTGCATGGAAATCATAGGACTAGAGAATGGTCAAATAATACCCCAGTTGGAGGATAGTATGAATTCTTGGGAGCTTGATGAGTGCTCAGCAAAGACAGCGGTATCCaatatttttcataatattgTTGAACACTTATATGATGGAGCACAAGTTCATCTTCCATCATTTGGCTCAACTGAGTTCTTGAGATCATGTGATATGGACATTTTTGCCTTGGTTTGCAAAGATGCCCCACGTGTGGAGTATCAAGCAGATAAACCAATTACAGCAAAGGATGTAGCAGAAATGGATTTTGTGAAGATCAATCATGATATTTTACTTGATAAAAAGTCAGCATTATACCCTCTCAAGCCTGATGGGACCTGTTCAGATTTTCCTTGCTCCATTCTCTTGGAGGAAGTAGAGACCATCAACTTTCCTTCTGAGGATGCCTTTAAGACACTTGTTCAGTCACTGTCAGTGAAAGCTGAGATGAATACATCTGAGGAAATATTCAAAGATGACTTTGATCAAGCAAAATCTTTCTATGAATCAGTGGTTAGCTCTGAATGGGCTCTAGTTGATGATACCTTCAAATCACTACCTACACCTATTTTACCTGATGAAAAAGCAATGAGATCCATGCTTCCCCCTGTAGAAGTACTTTGCTCCCTAAAACCACTTCCTCTATCTGCAGCAGATGGGATCTATTTGGATTGGCATCTTTTATCAGAAGGGCCATGCAATCAGGAGAGTTGCTCTACTTATGCGAGCATGGTTGAGGAGGTAAAGCCTTGCAGTTTAAGTTTTGAACTGCAAATAAGTTGCCAGCAGATGCCAGCGCTTGACATTGATTTTCTGGAGGATTTTCCGAGAAGTGCAAAGCTTCAACATGAGGACAAGAAGAATGAGATTTATGTTCCTGGGCCTATACCTCATGATCCATTAGCCAATTTGGAAACAACTCAGAAGAACATGCTAGAAAGTGATGTCAGAGATCATAGGCACATGGATAGGTTGAATCCAGAAAAGGAACCATCATTGTTTGAGTCAACGTCACAGTCCAATGGGCTAAGCTTCTACTTAAATGTGAGAAATAACACTAAGAAAGTAAGGAAAAATGAGGATATTTCTACCTTAGACATCCCCTCTTCAAAAGAAGCAGCTCCTTTTTCAACCAGACCTAGAGTTAACAAACTCATAGAAATTCATCCTGTCAACCTCTCAGATCTTATCCAAGGCCTTATCAAAGACATCCATGTAAGTTATACATCTGCTTTGCAAGAAAGTGCATACTTCAGGCATTCTTTGTCCGATGGGCAAGGTTTAAGCATTTCAAAGCAAAAGCTTCTTGAACTGGTAACAGGGGAAGGTTCAGAAGGCTTGTATAGCTACTGTCAATATGAAGATAAGATGGAGCTTATTGTACTGTATGCATTAAAACAGGTTGCATATTACCTATGTTTCTTTGGTCTGCATGCTGCCTATCTGTATCTTGGCAATTTGACTGGAACATTTGAACATATTCCTGAGAGGTTAAGAAATATTCAACACTGCATTGGTGAAGCTCGGTTGAAAGCTGAGAAGCAACTACGAGAGTCTCATCCGTCATTATCTGTCATTGAGACAATCCTTAGATCTAATACCCAAATCGGCCGAAAGATCCTTATAGTGTCTGATAGAGCTTTCTGGTTTCCATTGGGTCAAAAGCTAACTGCCATGAAGATAACATATCTTCAGTTTGGAACATACCATTCAACCACTTATTCAGATCCGGTGAGCAAGACAAACTCTAAAACATGTATGCTGGAAGAATTAGGGAAATCAGACTGCATTCTGCTAGATAACAA GAACATCCCAGCTTCATTCCCTTTCAGTGAGTTTTGCATGGTACTGGAATATGGAGGTCCAAATAAATCATCTATCTTGTTATCTCTAGCTCCCAAATTAGATGGTTTGCCACCACTGCATTTCCTCTATGTCACAGTGGATGATGAAGACCTTCCAAATGCTCTTGTCGAGGACAATCACATAGACCAGGATCTGAAATCCACATTG GATGCTGTTTTGCATACACTTCAGAAAGACTTGCAAGAGAAGATGAACAAAATGCGCATTGTTGATTCATTAAACTTTATACCGGCAACAAATCAAGAGCAACATCTCCAGACCAATCATCTCACTGCTGATTCATCAAAAAAAATTCCCGCAGATGTTCAACTGCACAATCAGGGAAATCTGAACGAAAAGAATATTGTTGATTCACACAACTTTGTGGCTGCATCTGAACAGCTCAATACGTTGAACCAAATAAGCATTGCCAATTCACAAAATTTTGTGCCTACAGTTGAGAAGAGCAGTTCAACTTCTTCTGTATCTGCGAATGTGATAAAAGCTCCCCGAGACAACCAATCTGCTGGTGTCCTGCCTCTCTGTGAGAAAATGGACAGCACCAAAGCAGGAAGATTACCTGGCCCAGAGGCAGTGATTGTTGTAAATACTGGAAATCTTGGAAAGAATATGCTTTTCTCTCGAAGATCATCTTATCAGCAGATACTAGCTTTGGAGAGAGGAGGTATGCAGGTTGTAGAGCGAGATGTTGATCTGCCTGTGGACCTAATACTTACCGCTGCAGTTTGTTTACTATGGTATGATACAAGAACCTCTGGATCCAGTGAATTAACAGTATCATCAGACACATCTGGCATAACAAATTTTGTAGAGGATATTGCTACCAACATTCTGATGGCACTTAGCTTCTGTTTCTGTGGCTGCATAATG GTCTTCGAGGGTGAAAATCACTTGCTTTCTGCTGTATTGGGGGCATCTGATTCTCTATATGCTTCAGCTGCTAGCCTGGACATGAACTTGCAGCTATTCTTTTCACAAACGCCCAAATCAACAGATCAAATCATTCTCAATTGCATCCAGAATGCGGTTAGGATAAATCAAGCTCCTTGTCCACAAATACCTGAATCAGAAAGTCTGGTTGAGTCATTTGTCACGGCATTCCCTTCAGTTAGTCCTCTGTCTGCACACATGATACTTTCTTCTGGCCGTCTTCTGGATTTCCTCAGATGGTCACATGAGCAACGTACTCAGGCTGTTGAAAAGTATCATTTGCCGCCACAGAGCGTTTCTCTCTTCAGTGCTTTGTGCAAATTCGGTGAGCTAGGTGAATCAAAGTCTGTTATGACTGAATGCTCTTCTGTAGATTCAGATATCAGTAGTGCATTGTTGGAGTCTGCGAGGAAAAAGAAAAGGCGTGGCGCACAAGACTTTTCAGCAGCAGTTAGTCACCCTGCTTGCACTAATCCCTGTACTCAATTGCATGGTGATTGTGTAGAAAATGACAAGGTATTCTCACCACCTAAGTTAAGGAAATTCTCTCACATAGAGGATATGATGCCTGACCTCCCCGAAGTCTTTACGATTGATCAAAGGTTGAATATGGGTAGTGAAGGTGTCTCTTGTCAGCCAAGAAAGTATGATGTGGATGCTGTAACTGGGATTCATATAATAGATGATGACTTCATCAATGAGCTGACTCCAAATTTCAGAACATACAATGAAAGGGCTAGCAGTATGGTGGACACATGCAATTTCTCTAGGCAATCTGAATTGGGAGCTAAACAACCAATCAGAAGTACCTTTCCCGCCAGCATGCCATCAGCCTGTATAACTTCCAGTCATCCAACATTTCCATCCGCATTAGAGATCAATAACGACCCTGGTAACTGGGATGTTTCATGTGGTATAAATCAAACATGGACAGATAATGTGCATGGGGATTTCGCCACAAGCTCTGGCAGAAATTATCTGGGTAGCAGATATCATGAACCAAGACAGGAAGTAATGCAGACTCCAGCATCTTCACTTTCCTTCCTGAAGCAGAATTTTGGTTGTCATGGAGCATCACAAGGCTCAGGCTGGGAAATGGACTATATAAGGCAGATGAATGAAAACAGAAAAGCACACCAAGAGCAATCTAGATGCAATGTTTCAGCAACATGGTCAAGGGATGGCTCCTCTAGAATTCTGAGTGTTCCTCCTATTGAATCTTTCAGATATCAAAGAAAAACAGATACTCCTTTCAGGGACCAGAGCCCTTCAGATATTGAATCTTTCAGATACCGAAGAAATACAAACACGCTTTTGAGGGACCAGGGCCCTTCAAATGAGGCTCACAGGTATGGGAAAGGCAGGGGAAGAACTAAATCACAGAGCCATAGGGTAAGAAAGGATTTCAAGGCACAGCCTAGTATAAATCATGAAAAGAGCATAGTGCCATCCATCGAGCCAACATGGACTCCTCTTGACAAGAGAGCAAGACAA AAACTTACATTTGCAACACATGGGAACGAAAAACAAACCAAGCTGGTCTGGAGACATCAAAGCAGCCCCGGTGTTGGATGTGGCTTCCCTAAGAGGTACCAGGAAGAAGGTACGTAG
- the LOC8078888 gene encoding protein SHORTAGE IN CHIASMATA 1 isoform X1, whose amino-acid sequence MRSRFLTADYFAPSPSAASSSDLAIALASLPFPSLPVPTLPPDPHLLNPFPFPADFLPVPSVGDDDLDSLPFGSALTEFLADVVPQPLPLPDIPAADEGLDDYLYGRGVYGDGFSSTDPVAFRIPKGLDDSHTKGDKEGGLSLEASAVTKRGGLLESMFEVPEVDFLLVLQKKIASLDDEESDACVTYSFGVPDVKIHPDFIDTDTETRIPYPTELAESIYQVEVPVKHDDDENCPYAKDSYCMEIIGLENGQIIPQLEDSMNSWELDECSAKTAVSNIFHNIVEHLYDGAQVHLPSFGSTEFLRSCDMDIFALVCKDAPRVEYQADKPITAKDVAEMDFVKINHDILLDKKSALYPLKPDGTCSDFPCSILLEEVETINFPSEDAFKTLVQSLSVKAEMNTSEEIFKDDFDQAKSFYESVVSSEWALVDDTFKSLPTPILPDEKAMRSMLPPVEVLCSLKPLPLSAADGIYLDWHLLSEGPCNQESCSTYASMVEEVKPCSLSFELQISCQQMPALDIDFLEDFPRSAKLQHEDKKNEIYVPGPIPHDPLANLETTQKNMLESDVRDHRHMDRLNPEKEPSLFESTSQSNGLSFYLNVRNNTKKVRKNEDISTLDIPSSKEAAPFSTRPRVNKLIEIHPVNLSDLIQGLIKDIHVSYTSALQESAYFRHSLSDGQGLSISKQKLLELVTGEGSEGLYSYCQYEDKMELIVLYALKQVAYYLCFFGLHAAYLYLGNLTGTFEHIPERLRNIQHCIGEARLKAEKQLRESHPSLSVIETILRSNTQIGRKILIVSDRAFWFPLGQKLTAMKITYLQFGTYHSTTYSDPVSKTNSKTCMLEELGKSDCILLDNKNIPASFPFSEFCMVLEYGGPNKSSILLSLAPKLDGLPPLHFLYVTVDDEDLPNALVEDNHIDQDLKSTLVIINHFFADAVLHTLQKDLQEKMNKMRIVDSLNFIPATNQEQHLQTNHLTADSSKKIPADVQLHNQGNLNEKNIVDSHNFVAASEQLNTLNQISIANSQNFVPTVEKSSSTSSVSANVIKAPRDNQSAGVLPLCEKMDSTKAGRLPGPEAVIVVNTGNLGKNMLFSRRSSYQQILALERGGMQVVERDVDLPVDLILTAAVCLLWYDTRTSGSSELTVSSDTSGITNFVEDIATNILMALSFCFCGCIMVFEGENHLLSAVLGASDSLYASAASLDMNLQLFFSQTPKSTDQIILNCIQNAVRINQAPCPQIPESESLVESFVTAFPSVSPLSAHMILSSGRLLDFLRWSHEQRTQAVEKYHLPPQSVSLFSALCKFGELGESKSVMTECSSVDSDISSALLESARKKKRRGAQDFSAAVSHPACTNPCTQLHGDCVENDKVFSPPKLRKFSHIEDMMPDLPEVFTIDQRLNMGSEGVSCQPRKYDVDAVTGIHIIDDDFINELTPNFRTYNERASSMVDTCNFSRQSELGAKQPIRSTFPASMPSACITSSHPTFPSALEINNDPGNWDVSCGINQTWTDNVHGDFATSSGRNYLGSRYHEPRQEVMQTPASSLSFLKQNFGCHGASQGSGWEMDYIRQMNENRKAHQEQSRCNVSATWSRDGSSRILSVPPIESFRYQRKTDTPFRDQSPSDIESFRYRRNTNTLLRDQGPSNEAHRYGKGRGRTKSQSHRVRKDFKAQPSINHEKSIVPSIEPTWTPLDKRARQKLTFATHGNEKQTKLVWRHQSSPGVGCGFPKRYQEEGT is encoded by the exons ATGCGGAGCCGCTTCCTCACCGCCGACTACTTCGCGCCGTCGCCCtcggccgcctcctcctccgaccTAGCCATAGCGCTAGCATCCCTGCCCTTCCCTTCCCTCCCGGTCCCGACTCTTCCTCCCGATCCCCACCTCCTTAACCCATTCCCCTTCCCCGCCGATTTCCTCCCCGTCCCGAGTGTAGGCGACGATGATCTCGACTCGCTCCCCTTCGGCTCCGCGCTCACCGAGTTCCTCGCCGACGTCGTCCCGCAGCCCCTGCCTCTGCCGGATATCCCCGCCGCCGACGAG GGCTTAGATGATTATCTCTACGGTAGGGGTGTGTACGGCGATGGTTTCAGCTCTACGGATCCCGTTGCTTTCAGAATCCCCAAG GGACTGGACGACAGCCACACAAAGGGCGATAAGGAAGGGGGACTCAGTTTGGAGGCCTCAGCAGTTACCAAG CGAGGGGGCCTGTTGGAGTCCATGTTTGAGGTTCCAGAGGTCGATTTCCTGTTG GTTTTGCAGAAGAAAATTGCATCGCTTGATGATGAAGAGTCAGATGCTTGTGTCACCTATTCGTTTGGTGTCCCAGACGTGAAAATCCATCCG GATTTCATTGATACTGATACTGAGACAAGAATaccatatccaactgaacttgCAGAGTCAATTTATCAAGTAGAAGTCCCTGTAAagcatgatgatgatgagaactGTCCTTATGCTAAAGATAGCTACTGCATGGAAATCATAGGACTAGAGAATGGTCAAATAATACCCCAGTTGGAGGATAGTATGAATTCTTGGGAGCTTGATGAGTGCTCAGCAAAGACAGCGGTATCCaatatttttcataatattgTTGAACACTTATATGATGGAGCACAAGTTCATCTTCCATCATTTGGCTCAACTGAGTTCTTGAGATCATGTGATATGGACATTTTTGCCTTGGTTTGCAAAGATGCCCCACGTGTGGAGTATCAAGCAGATAAACCAATTACAGCAAAGGATGTAGCAGAAATGGATTTTGTGAAGATCAATCATGATATTTTACTTGATAAAAAGTCAGCATTATACCCTCTCAAGCCTGATGGGACCTGTTCAGATTTTCCTTGCTCCATTCTCTTGGAGGAAGTAGAGACCATCAACTTTCCTTCTGAGGATGCCTTTAAGACACTTGTTCAGTCACTGTCAGTGAAAGCTGAGATGAATACATCTGAGGAAATATTCAAAGATGACTTTGATCAAGCAAAATCTTTCTATGAATCAGTGGTTAGCTCTGAATGGGCTCTAGTTGATGATACCTTCAAATCACTACCTACACCTATTTTACCTGATGAAAAAGCAATGAGATCCATGCTTCCCCCTGTAGAAGTACTTTGCTCCCTAAAACCACTTCCTCTATCTGCAGCAGATGGGATCTATTTGGATTGGCATCTTTTATCAGAAGGGCCATGCAATCAGGAGAGTTGCTCTACTTATGCGAGCATGGTTGAGGAGGTAAAGCCTTGCAGTTTAAGTTTTGAACTGCAAATAAGTTGCCAGCAGATGCCAGCGCTTGACATTGATTTTCTGGAGGATTTTCCGAGAAGTGCAAAGCTTCAACATGAGGACAAGAAGAATGAGATTTATGTTCCTGGGCCTATACCTCATGATCCATTAGCCAATTTGGAAACAACTCAGAAGAACATGCTAGAAAGTGATGTCAGAGATCATAGGCACATGGATAGGTTGAATCCAGAAAAGGAACCATCATTGTTTGAGTCAACGTCACAGTCCAATGGGCTAAGCTTCTACTTAAATGTGAGAAATAACACTAAGAAAGTAAGGAAAAATGAGGATATTTCTACCTTAGACATCCCCTCTTCAAAAGAAGCAGCTCCTTTTTCAACCAGACCTAGAGTTAACAAACTCATAGAAATTCATCCTGTCAACCTCTCAGATCTTATCCAAGGCCTTATCAAAGACATCCATGTAAGTTATACATCTGCTTTGCAAGAAAGTGCATACTTCAGGCATTCTTTGTCCGATGGGCAAGGTTTAAGCATTTCAAAGCAAAAGCTTCTTGAACTGGTAACAGGGGAAGGTTCAGAAGGCTTGTATAGCTACTGTCAATATGAAGATAAGATGGAGCTTATTGTACTGTATGCATTAAAACAGGTTGCATATTACCTATGTTTCTTTGGTCTGCATGCTGCCTATCTGTATCTTGGCAATTTGACTGGAACATTTGAACATATTCCTGAGAGGTTAAGAAATATTCAACACTGCATTGGTGAAGCTCGGTTGAAAGCTGAGAAGCAACTACGAGAGTCTCATCCGTCATTATCTGTCATTGAGACAATCCTTAGATCTAATACCCAAATCGGCCGAAAGATCCTTATAGTGTCTGATAGAGCTTTCTGGTTTCCATTGGGTCAAAAGCTAACTGCCATGAAGATAACATATCTTCAGTTTGGAACATACCATTCAACCACTTATTCAGATCCGGTGAGCAAGACAAACTCTAAAACATGTATGCTGGAAGAATTAGGGAAATCAGACTGCATTCTGCTAGATAACAA GAACATCCCAGCTTCATTCCCTTTCAGTGAGTTTTGCATGGTACTGGAATATGGAGGTCCAAATAAATCATCTATCTTGTTATCTCTAGCTCCCAAATTAGATGGTTTGCCACCACTGCATTTCCTCTATGTCACAGTGGATGATGAAGACCTTCCAAATGCTCTTGTCGAGGACAATCACATAGACCAGGATCTGAAATCCACATTGGTGATTATCAATCACTTTTTCGCA GATGCTGTTTTGCATACACTTCAGAAAGACTTGCAAGAGAAGATGAACAAAATGCGCATTGTTGATTCATTAAACTTTATACCGGCAACAAATCAAGAGCAACATCTCCAGACCAATCATCTCACTGCTGATTCATCAAAAAAAATTCCCGCAGATGTTCAACTGCACAATCAGGGAAATCTGAACGAAAAGAATATTGTTGATTCACACAACTTTGTGGCTGCATCTGAACAGCTCAATACGTTGAACCAAATAAGCATTGCCAATTCACAAAATTTTGTGCCTACAGTTGAGAAGAGCAGTTCAACTTCTTCTGTATCTGCGAATGTGATAAAAGCTCCCCGAGACAACCAATCTGCTGGTGTCCTGCCTCTCTGTGAGAAAATGGACAGCACCAAAGCAGGAAGATTACCTGGCCCAGAGGCAGTGATTGTTGTAAATACTGGAAATCTTGGAAAGAATATGCTTTTCTCTCGAAGATCATCTTATCAGCAGATACTAGCTTTGGAGAGAGGAGGTATGCAGGTTGTAGAGCGAGATGTTGATCTGCCTGTGGACCTAATACTTACCGCTGCAGTTTGTTTACTATGGTATGATACAAGAACCTCTGGATCCAGTGAATTAACAGTATCATCAGACACATCTGGCATAACAAATTTTGTAGAGGATATTGCTACCAACATTCTGATGGCACTTAGCTTCTGTTTCTGTGGCTGCATAATG GTCTTCGAGGGTGAAAATCACTTGCTTTCTGCTGTATTGGGGGCATCTGATTCTCTATATGCTTCAGCTGCTAGCCTGGACATGAACTTGCAGCTATTCTTTTCACAAACGCCCAAATCAACAGATCAAATCATTCTCAATTGCATCCAGAATGCGGTTAGGATAAATCAAGCTCCTTGTCCACAAATACCTGAATCAGAAAGTCTGGTTGAGTCATTTGTCACGGCATTCCCTTCAGTTAGTCCTCTGTCTGCACACATGATACTTTCTTCTGGCCGTCTTCTGGATTTCCTCAGATGGTCACATGAGCAACGTACTCAGGCTGTTGAAAAGTATCATTTGCCGCCACAGAGCGTTTCTCTCTTCAGTGCTTTGTGCAAATTCGGTGAGCTAGGTGAATCAAAGTCTGTTATGACTGAATGCTCTTCTGTAGATTCAGATATCAGTAGTGCATTGTTGGAGTCTGCGAGGAAAAAGAAAAGGCGTGGCGCACAAGACTTTTCAGCAGCAGTTAGTCACCCTGCTTGCACTAATCCCTGTACTCAATTGCATGGTGATTGTGTAGAAAATGACAAGGTATTCTCACCACCTAAGTTAAGGAAATTCTCTCACATAGAGGATATGATGCCTGACCTCCCCGAAGTCTTTACGATTGATCAAAGGTTGAATATGGGTAGTGAAGGTGTCTCTTGTCAGCCAAGAAAGTATGATGTGGATGCTGTAACTGGGATTCATATAATAGATGATGACTTCATCAATGAGCTGACTCCAAATTTCAGAACATACAATGAAAGGGCTAGCAGTATGGTGGACACATGCAATTTCTCTAGGCAATCTGAATTGGGAGCTAAACAACCAATCAGAAGTACCTTTCCCGCCAGCATGCCATCAGCCTGTATAACTTCCAGTCATCCAACATTTCCATCCGCATTAGAGATCAATAACGACCCTGGTAACTGGGATGTTTCATGTGGTATAAATCAAACATGGACAGATAATGTGCATGGGGATTTCGCCACAAGCTCTGGCAGAAATTATCTGGGTAGCAGATATCATGAACCAAGACAGGAAGTAATGCAGACTCCAGCATCTTCACTTTCCTTCCTGAAGCAGAATTTTGGTTGTCATGGAGCATCACAAGGCTCAGGCTGGGAAATGGACTATATAAGGCAGATGAATGAAAACAGAAAAGCACACCAAGAGCAATCTAGATGCAATGTTTCAGCAACATGGTCAAGGGATGGCTCCTCTAGAATTCTGAGTGTTCCTCCTATTGAATCTTTCAGATATCAAAGAAAAACAGATACTCCTTTCAGGGACCAGAGCCCTTCAGATATTGAATCTTTCAGATACCGAAGAAATACAAACACGCTTTTGAGGGACCAGGGCCCTTCAAATGAGGCTCACAGGTATGGGAAAGGCAGGGGAAGAACTAAATCACAGAGCCATAGGGTAAGAAAGGATTTCAAGGCACAGCCTAGTATAAATCATGAAAAGAGCATAGTGCCATCCATCGAGCCAACATGGACTCCTCTTGACAAGAGAGCAAGACAA AAACTTACATTTGCAACACATGGGAACGAAAAACAAACCAAGCTGGTCTGGAGACATCAAAGCAGCCCCGGTGTTGGATGTGGCTTCCCTAAGAGGTACCAGGAAGAAGGTACGTAG
- the LOC110434852 gene encoding proline-rich proteoglycan 2-like, translated as MQRGNGSGFRYGGAQPVPAEQQMTPQEREALLMAAGRLAAEYLVNRGDLPPTVLEDRPPAPIPLPGVGGHPAFGSQYHHHQPQPPGPRTFHYQFRGRPPAPQAWPNPFHFRGQQRPPAPQRRFPGPRPFQGGRGPFPKRPRQRPFPYGLRGPVPPQTRYAAGQAASKNKQDDDHDEHRTAPAGEAGDSQSQQTVQADVNPASGSQQTDEPSSSSLGANASESS; from the coding sequence ATGCAGCGAGGCAATGGCAGCGGCTTCCGCTACGGGGGAGCCCAACCGGTGCCGGCTGAACAGCAGATGACACCGCAAGAGAGGGAAGCGCTTCTGATGGCAGCCGGCCGCCTCGCCGCGGAGTACCTGGTGAACAGAGGCGATCTGCCGCCGACCGTGCTGGAGGACCGTCCGCCGGCTCCGATCCCGTTGCCCGGAGTCGGAGGCCACCCCGCGTTCGGGTCGcagtaccaccaccaccagcccCAGCCGCCGGGACCCCGGACGTTCCACTACCAATTCCGAGGACGCCCGCCCGCGCCGCAGGCATGGCCCAACCCGTTCCACTTCCGAGGGCAGCAACGCCCACCAGCTCCGCAGCGCCGGTTCCCGGGCCCCCGCCCGTTCCAAGGAGGCCGTGGGCCGTTCCCGAAGCGGCCACGCCAGCGCCCGTTCCCGTACGGCCTGCGTGGGCCGGTTCCTCCCCAGACGCGGTACGCAGCCGGCCAGGCCGCGAGTAAAAATAAGCAAGACGACGACCACGACGAGCACAGGACCGCGCCGGCCGGCGAGGCGGGCGACTCTCAGTCTCAGCAGACGGTGCAGGCGGATGTAAATCCGGCCAGCGGCTCGCAGCAGACGGACGAGCCAAGCAGCAGTTCCCTTGGCGCCAACGCTAGCGAATCAAGCTAG